In Palaemon carinicauda isolate YSFRI2023 chromosome 1, ASM3689809v2, whole genome shotgun sequence, the genomic stretch tatatatatatatatatatatatatatatatatatatatatatatatatatacatgtataaatatgcacatatatacatatatatgtatatatatacatatacagtatatatgtatatatacatattatttattgatatttacatatatatatatatatatatatatatatatatatatatatatacctataaatatatacatgtatacatatatatatatatatatatatatacacctataaatatagacatgtatacatatatatatatatatatatatatatatatatatatatatatatacacacacatatatatatatatatatatatatatatatatatatatatatatatatttatatatatacatacatacatacatacaaatacacacatatacagtatatatatatatatatatatatatatatatatatatatatatatatatatatatatatatatatatatatatatatatatatatataggagtttaGGGGTTTCATCAATaactttatttacatttttgtacatattgtttttgttatcattactgttatttatTTTATTGCCACTAATTGTTATCCTTTCTTAAGACATCGAGCTTCTGGGTCCAATGTACCCTAGATGTCGTCAGTGTCAGCTCCGGTATTGCAGTATTCATGGTCtgcatgtaaatattcaagaccttactgtGCATCaaggcagtatgatattcttttgtgctcggaaactttggtttctaatatgagtcaTTCATCTgtgcttcttataactggttttaagaagctaatacttttgccattcctagggccaggggaatggcagtgtacattagaactgagtaccctgtctttcataagtcctgctgtgaatgtggatgtcatgagattcaggtaataaatttttgtggcaggcataacaactaatTATGTTCGATTTACCGGAACCCAGACATAGTTGACTTTATCTTTGATATTCTTTTTACtattatgggtaagatacaagaagatgataagaaGGCCTCCTTTGTTTTTGCTGGTGACTTCAATACttgccatagggagtggttaaattttgtttctgcTACTGATTGCCTTGGCTTCAGAGATTTGGAccttgcttctgaatcaggctctgagcaaatcataagtgaagctactcacaggtctagtaactgctcGGCCCTCGTATActgtacaccgactcccctggtgttatagcaAGTAAAGTTAATTCTCCTTTTGAGACTAATCGCGctctgatttcattagtagtgaagactgagcagcctgtcctggaTGTTTCATACTCATGTAAGACATATAAATTCTCAAGCATAGTGGAAGGACATTTTGAGCGATCATTTGGGCTTGAAtgagtcacaattgtataatagtgttaagcctgttgtccctttgaataatcTAGTCAGCATATTGATAAGTgtatgtatcccttctcgtgtgctgtgGTACCAAGTCAAAGACAAATCTTGGTGATTTTAGACATACTGATTTTGAAATGCAGGATGCCAATCCTCTTTTGAAtgataacaaatcagatttgacttggaatatatATGTTCAGCCTAGAGCTTTTGCtctgagtttatgcttcaacttaaaaggaatacagtttaacactaaaataaaccctttctggtacaactcggaaacataagtgggggggggggaggggggctacccttaaatctacactctttggtgtagacacaaCAGTTACTCCTTTACATAAACCATATGCCTGTGTCACTCAcactccaaaggaaaaggcaaccattttgactGATTTGTttcacagtaagcagagtaatgagaaacttgatcttcctcattcctgttttcctgaggcttacctaactagtttagcttttcaatctcatgaaattaaagctctcttgatggaccttggtgcttatggaagtgtagacccaaatggtgtttttcctttgttttttttataaagtctgTGCAAATTAACAAGAAGAGGTTCTTTGAGcatttgttgaagaattggtaatgttactccattatgtaaatgcatttgtggtagctcaattccagctgattaccacccaatttccataacccatattatctaaagtttttaacgtgttttggcaaaatgtctaaataaatttgctgaagttaatcaccagttccctagtttgcaatttggctttggtAAAGGCCTTAGAGATGTAATACCTTTCTTACAACCACCATTGCTGtaaataaatcccttgattgtggtcgggaagttcatatgatttgccttgattttagtgctgcctttaactgttAATCCTGAGGCACTtgtattcaaactcaaacagttgggaaggtgtgggtcttttcttagcatcattattgaattcttaagtaatatatcacaaagagttgttgatgggcactatagtgagtataggaaggtGATATTGGGTGTTCCTTAGGGTATTgttttgtcccattacttttcatactatatacacatgatatgtggtttggcctagataacaagcttgttacatatgcatatgatgctactctgtttgcatcaattccatcttctgaatgtagatctgggattgctgaatccacTAATAgatatctatctaaaattagtgcatggtgcaaattatgaggcatgaagataaatcctagcaaaactcaaattatgattgtaagtaggttgaggacaatgggtcttcaacatctggatctcagcattggtgatgtttctttaacattgtatgacttagaattttaggtgtgattctcgacagcaaatttacttttgagaaacacagtaggtatgtcttttctttaattgcacaaaacattggcttactgagaaaatcttgtaatattttcggtaatcaatctgttctgaagaattgttttaaatcCTTCAATCTACtttttttcaagtattgttctcctgtctggtcttcaactgctgattctcatcttaattggttggacaggaacttatggtccaaaaaatttcttattcctgatctaggtgttaatctctgacactgttggtcaattagtttgttatgcctCGAAGGGATCAAAAGCagttacagctaaatcaaactgtGAAAGAGAAGGTTACTCAACTTTGACGACAAAAGGAAAGCCACCATGCAAGGAAAAACTCCAAAAAGCTGAGAAAAGGCGCTCTTGACAAAGAAACGAACGAGCGTAGGTAAGCTGCGAaaattggaatgagtttatcagagacgagtagtactatgaagggagaggatatgtaatggctcctcacctatcctcctccttagattcgtATACTGGGTTaaatctgtttggggtgcagatatctatggttatctacggatacgtccctgattatatgaTAGCCGTTACGGGGGTTTGAgccccgtgatacctgacagtaattctcttgtaatatcattcACAGAAATAttgtacagtaggaagctgcccaaaggaatttccatcaggacaacattgctatctcacccaaaaatagatttttcctacatcaaaatacgttttatagtttatacagcatatgaaaaattttttttgatgttactgttcttaaaatattttattttaattgttcattacttctcatatactgtagtttatttattttcttatttctttcctcactgggcaattttttcctgttagagcccttgagcttatagcatcctgcttttccaactaggtttgtaggttagctaataataataataataataataataataataatgataataataataataataataataattaatgataatgatgatattcagGCTTCATTTCCCTCAATTTGGCTTGTTTAAGTTACCATCGGAAGACTACATAAGCTTTCTCAAGTTGGTGTCTTGTATCCTTGTCTTCAGTTTGGTGGCTGTCTCCATCACTTTAAAACAATTTACACAGGGACACAGTACTCTTAAAATGTCAGAGCTGGTAGCACAAGTTCTTACAGCCAAAATTATAGAATTCAAAGCTTTTCTTCGGAGAATGACGGAGAAAGGATTTATTGAGGTGCCTCTATCCCTCCAGTTCCAGGCCTGCTTAAAGTCTTCTCAAGGTCTTGACTAAGTGAAGAGTTGTCTTTGACCTTGATCGTCACAACGAATACAATCATTCTTTAGCATTCAcagatttaaaattttaaaaaatttattatttgctGGAATGCAGTAGAATTTATATTGCAATATTTATGTGTATCTATTCAAAATTTTAAAACACGATATACAGAACAGGCCTAGATAGAAAAGACAAAGAGCCATTACGTAAGAGCGAGAAATTTCACTTATGTAACTGTATGTCTCAACTTAAACTCCCCTGTTATATAACTGAGTATGCTGTGTCATATTCGATCTTATATAACTCATGCTTTTGTCTTTTCACTCTTACACAATTGTGAATGGACCATAgccatataaataaaaaacattgaattagataagACTAAGTACAGCCCAACATACTCAGTTATGTAAGAGGAGAGAAAATCTTGACCGATTCTGATAGGTGAGTGAATTTTTGATCCCTGTGTAATAATGGCTTCATGTTTTTTCTATCTAGGCCTGTCTTATATGACTATATGTACTACCCTTTTTTCTTGGCTAAGATACTTGGGTTTCTTTTCTAGTTCGCAAGTAAATAGGGCCCTGGGAGTATAATTAGGCTGGCAGCAATTATTTATGACTTCTCATAATTTTCTTATGTCTGTTTCCTAGCGTATGGGAATGTTAGGTCCGACTCTATGGTAAAATAATGACCTAGTCCATGTCCACTCATTTCTACTCTGAGCGATTGAACTTGTACTGTCAATCTCAAGAATGCTTGCTGGTATTCATCTATTGCACTTAACTTCTGGTCTTACCTAGAGTTGCGGTTAAGGAGGAGCTCTTACAAACTCAGCTTCATGGGTATTCACATCTACATCCTCAGAAGGTAGTCTCTTTAAGAACATCTAGATCAATAAGCCCTTCTCTACAGGAGCTATCCATTGTCTTGTGACCTCCTTTATAAAGAAGGCCGATTCTTTCTCCTTCTTCAAAAAGCATGAGATGTGAGAAGAATTTAGTATTTCTTaacttttgtttgtaaatattcagTTCCCTGATATCTAGAGATTTGCTAGTTGGTTTGGTTATATGATGTTTATAAGACACTACCTCAAAGAAATTTAAGCAATTCAGCTTGCTTGCATTAGGTGCTCAATTGCAGAACTTATACCATTCCTTTAATTGTTTTGTATAGGCAACTAGACCTTTGGATAAGTCTACCATTTTATGCTCGGGTATTAGTCTTTGGGTAACATACAGGAAAAACTTGTTTTGGCTGTGGATCCAAAGACCCACCAGTCTCCCTTGACTCATGAAGGGTGAAGAAATGTAATAAGGTATACTTATGTAGAGAAAGAATGACCTCCAAGTGGTAAACAGGCCCAGGTATCACTGCCGTCTTTCCagcgattaatattttttttttaattggtactGTTTCATTTTGTTTAGCAGACAAATTTAGCATAGGAGGTGCTGTTTGGATTCTAGAGAGCCTGAACCTGTGAATCTCCCATACACACATTGAGTTTATGCCTGCATGTTGATACACTGGTCTTAGGGCAGGGAAGATGGTATTTCCAGTTGTATTGTTTTTCTTATTCCAGCCTAACTGGGAAAGTCCCTGGGAACCACAAAGTACATACCCCCAAAACAGGTTTGTCTCTTGTCAAAACCCTTTTTCTTTGATTTTCCTTTGTGGTTTTTTAATGCAGTTTTCTATTTCAGACACTGGCAAAGTGAACATAAGGATTCCACGAGGCTGCGGGTTTGAGAAACTTCCACAAAGAGATGTCATTGATGTGAAGTAATACAATAGATGTTTTATAATAATGTAGTCTAAATACAGTACATCTATGTATTGTGGATGAAACAGCATTGATAAGTGGTAAGAGTTTTTATATGAAGCATTACGctgttaaatttttcttttaccaaataCTTCACACTAATGTATAGGATTACTTCAATAACTTCTTAGTTGGATGTTTAAGCttggaaaataatttatatttttccacataatttgataatttttttatcccACTCTCTACTCACACCTCTCTTGTATGGTCATATATGGTATTTATGAAATGTACGATCAAGGAGTGAATTTAGTATGAATCAAAGATTATTCTATCATGTGTTTATTTACCTATAAGTTACTTGAAGCATTACTTGACTCATCTTCAGCTTGTTTAACGGAAATTAACTGAAAAAGCCCTCAAATACCAGGGATTCCCATAAATTTATTAGGAAGAGAGATTTTGTAAAGATCATTGTTTGAGGAAGTCTATTGTATATGAATATGGTAACAATAATCGTGTGCCAGTGAAATAGCAGTGTAAAGTATTGTTCTCTTGCCGCTAGTACTATATCAAGAGATTTCAAAGAAAATGTCCTGTAATACAGTGTTCAAAGTTAATCACTGACCTTTTATTAATATTTAGCATAAATTACCTATGAAATGACCAAGAGGAAAGGATTAATTCCATAAATACCCAAAAGATTACAAATTTAGGATTGTATGGTCTTTTTGGTTGTATATTAAAACTTATTTGGGAAAACATTCTTTAGGAAGATGGTACTATTTATCTATCAGTAAAGTTGTTGCCATTCTGATGTCCGTTTAGAATTTAGAGCAGTGTACgtatttaattatatttctttaatttgaGAATATATGTCAACAAGACATCCACCTCTTTAGAGAGtagagaagaaaataaacaaagaacaTTAAATATTGGCTCCAAaactagcagcaaaaaaaaaaaaagcctttggtTTGTGGAGCTTATGAAGACTCGTGTAGAGATTCTTGGCTTCCTTCCCCCATGGAGACAAACACAGATGAAAATTCTCGtatatgtcaagaatttggggaGGTATTTACCGAAAATGGTATTCTAAATGTTCGCAAGAGAATTCAGAAAGAAAGAAAGTCATTTACATGTCAGGATTGTGGTAAACAATTTAACCGTGAATCTCACCTTACCTGCCATGTCAGAATCCATACAGGAGAAAAGCCATTTGTATGTCTGGAATGTGGGAAAAAATTTGGTTGGAAAGTTAATCTTACTGAACATATGAGAACTcatacaggtgaaaagccttttCTTTGCCAAGATTGTGGGAAAGGGTTTGGATATAAAAGTGATTTAACCCATCACATGAGAACACATACAGGAGAAAAGCCATTTGTATGTCAAGAATGTGggaaaaatttcaaacaaaaagtTCATCTTAATGAACATAAGAAAACACACACGGGAGAAAAGCCTTATCTCTGTCAAGACTGTGGTAAACAATTTGGATATAAACGTGTGCTAATTCATCACATGAGAACTCACACAGGGGAAAAACCATTTTCTTGTCAGGTTTGTGGGAAAAAATTTGGAAGGAAATTCAATCTGACAGCTCATATGAGAAGCCATACAGGAGAAAAGCCCTTTTCTTGTCAAAAATGTGGGAAACAATATAGACGGAAATTTCACCTTACTGCACATTTGAAAAATCATGCAGAATGTAAGGTACTCCATTACCAACATACTAAATTGCATGAATATGAAGAATCAGTCCCAAACCATGAAGAACATCAAACGTTATGTGACACAAATCAAACTCCTGattcacttcaatacaaagaaactGGGATTGGAAATATATTAGGTGATGTTAGTATTGATTTAAGATTCCATTCAAGTGAAAATTCAATTCGTCGTTTACATAAAAATATTAGTGGAAATGAAGAGCCGTTAAACCACGAAAAAACAAAAACATGTGAAATAGAAAAGACTTCTGATCCACTTGAAAGTAAAGAAACTCCTTCAGCCTTGGAAGCTGAGATTAGGGAAAGTTCAGATTACGTTAATATTCCTGTGAAAGTGGAAATAAAAGAAGAATTTTTGGAAATAAAAGAAGAATTTTTGGAAGTATAAGAAGAATTTTCTCATTGTGAGATGCAAGGGGTTGTGTACGTTAAGGAGGAACCATGCCTATAAAGCAAGAGGGGCAGGGAAAGCTCCGCATAATAAGAAAAGAAAGGCACCATTGTACTATTTGTATGTGACTTGAGAAACTTTGAAATTGATCAGGGCTACTTCTCTTTAGACAGGTAACACTAATACTTATAATTATAAGGTTGCAGTAGAAATACTTGTTACAGCTTTATATTCTGTATTATTAATTATGGATAGTGTTCcaattttttaatatttgtttcaaGTTAATTGTTCTTCATATAATAAATGTCCCTTTTAGATAGATTATTTATATCCATCAGTAATGAAATATAGTGGTAGTTAATACTAAGGACCAAGTGTTTAGAACAGCTTTCAGTGACACCTTCAGTGGGATGAGTGAACAGATTCTGCTAAATATGAGGATTTGTCATCGTGTGCCTTCAACAACTACTGTATTTCTAATGGTTCATTGTATCTGCATGGCCGGAGTAAAACCTCCTATTTTGATTCCTATATGTATTTTGtaattatgtttgttcatatacaaatacaaaccattgtccatTTTAGGAGTACAACTTCAACAAAGCTGGAACGAGGTAGTTATAACTACTGGTGGTCAGCAAGGCACAAACTTTTGACCTCGGGAACCAGTCACTACGGCCCTCAACCACTAGGGCCCCAGTCACTTCGGTCCTAGTCACTACGGCCCTAGTCACTACGGCCTCTCTCACCGTCAACCCTAGTCACTACGGCCCCAGACACTACGGCCTCCCAAGATGGTAACTTGAATATAAGAACTACagtgatacctctctctctctctctctctctctctctctctctctctctctctctctctttctctctctctctcgctcttcttcttcttcttcttcttcttcttcttcttcttcttcttcttcttcttcttctttgctttctttgttacttgagagagagagagagagagagagagagagagagagagagagagagagaacgaacacatgtcaattttctctctctctctctctctctctctctctctctctctctctctctctctctctctctccattattattttatttattagtgtttatcttcgagagagagagagagagagagagagagggagagaaattggTTTTAGATTTTGAAATTGCTGTATGGTCGGCTGTTAGGACATTACTCCCAATGATAAAATTGCAAGGATGCTCGTTCCATTAGAATCAAGCCATTTGgagaaaaatccaaaaaataggaCTGGCTGCACCATACAGGAATCATCGCCCAACTAAGGATTTTATAAGGCAACTCATGGCACTTCCATTCCTCCCTGAGGAACACATAAAAACAACATTTGAACAGCTTGAGTTACTAGTGCCTCCTGGACCACTTAAAAATTTAATGGATTATATTAAAGAAACTTGGATCAGTGGATTCTGGGCGCCAAGTGACTGGACTGTATTCGGCCAGAGTATCCGTACCAACAATGACGTAGAGGAATACCACAgaaagttgaatggcatggcaggcAGCTCTCATATTCCATTTTATGTTTTAGTACCATTATTGTACAAAGAAGCCAAAAATGTAACTGTAGAGGTCCGTCTGGTCAAGGATGGTAAACACACGTCGCCAGCGCCGTCAGTTTAGAACAGTGCAGGGCAAAATATTTGCCTTATGGAAATGGTATGAAGACCACAAAATTACCACCAATCACTTCTTGAAAGCATGTTCTAAGTTATGTACAAATGGACCTTCCAAATAAAtgctgttttatatattatatcttgagttttaaacatactatatattagaTTTTAGATCATAAGttttaaatctaaatatatgtatactgtatatcagattCCCTTATTTGTGTAGCGTGACTACAATTTGTATAGTTTGTATGAACCATACATTCTGGTTGTATTgctaatttttttaatgaaatctatttttctttctatcaaCATGTTTTACTGTTTAACATTATAATGTATgccaattttcattaaaaaatactctTTCTAATGACGACCGAAGTGACTAGGGGTGGGTGCCGTAGTGACTAGGGTCAGAGGCCGAAGTGACTGGGGCCGTACTGGTTGAGGGCAACCTTGACCTCAGCTGCAAGAACAAGTACTTTTTGTATGCCCCTGAAATTTTTCCCTTttaattgttttactttttctttctagAATATATGGATGAGTGTGCAGATATACTGTTGTGTTTGAATAAACCTGGGTAGATTATATGGAAATTACAAGTATATGCAGTTGTTTTCTGGATAAGCTGGATTTTGTGCAAATCTTCCATTGATCTCATAATACTTGGGCTTTTTGCTAGGGGTGGGGATTTGGGTATGGCTGTTTGCAGTCATCCCCTTGCTATGTGTGGCTCTGCAACAACGACAACAACCTGAACCTGTGGAAGTTGGTCATGCTTAGGCATCACTGGTGCTTCTTTAGTGGGAGAAGGTTTTTTCCACCTCTAGGACTTCTAAGGATACTGTTTTGGTGTCTTCCCAGCTCCTGCTTCACTTGTTGAAGTGCTGAAGGGCATAGCTCCTGCTGGTGTTGTCTGACAGTTTTGAAGAGTTCCCTGTTGCCTCTTCCTCCGTTGGAGCATAGTCATTGGTTTCCAAGACCTCGGCCATGAAGATAGCTGGCAAGAAGAAGAGTATGCGTTCTTCCTTCTCTTCTGCTTCTGACCCCTCCTTTCCCTCACGTTTTTTATATTCTTCAGACATTACTACttctaagaagaagaatgaaataTCTATGAAGAATTCCTGAAAAGCCAATCAACAGGAGTTGCATATGACTCCAACCAATCTCTCCCCTCTCACAAGTGAGAGAGACAGTGGAGTACCTAGAACCAACCCAGACTGAGAAGGCATATACACTACAGAAGTTTACGCTCTTGCATTACCAGTGCTCATTCTCATTCCAGACGGATTATGCGCTCAACCATTCTATCCCTGTTTCCTGGGTCTCTTATTTGCTTACCTGAAAGAGAAAGTATGGTACCTAGTACACCCTGTTAGTTGAAATGAAATGCCTATCTCCTCTTCCCTCCCCTGGATGACTGAGGTACACTTTGGTCTCTCTCCCTAAGGGTACTTATTTTCTGAACGGTAAGAAATTGCCTTGTGGCTGGGTGAGTGGAACAAGCAATTGGTCTCCTCGCTTTTACAAGCAACAAGACATTCCTTCATGTGAGCCTGATCAGGAATGTGATCCTCAGTCTCCTTGGGATCGATCTCATCCTTATCTGTTTTATCGTGTTCGAACACCACAAGGTCAATCTTCttgtaacctccccccccccccccagaccacAGGTAATGATCCCACATCCTTGTGTCTACAGGAGCGATATCACTTGTCACCTGTTCTTTCCCAGAGGGGCCAGTCCATGCACTAGGAAGTTCCCATGCATTCAGTTGACTTGGAACAAGTGAGCACCTGGGATCACTCTTGGCACTCTTACGATTACTGAGATGCTTCCACGTTACGTGTGTAGTATTGGCAGCAAGGTTCTTCACTCACAAGTGACTTGGTATGTGAGAGACAGAATGCCCTATACTGCCCTCACCCTTACACACCATAGAGGATGAAGAACGCTGTACTTCGGCAGTCTATGGGGAATGTGAGGGCCAAAAGCACTAATGCTTTAGGAGACCGATTGTCAATCGGACCTCCCATCAGTTTCCTCAGGATACACTCCCAGTTTTGTTCTTTGTCTAAGTGTGCATACTCTGAGAAAAAATAAATGCCTCCTACAGGGCTTGTTGAGCATACCTTTTTCAGGGAAGAGGAGTCTCAAGTTTTCAGTGCCCCAAAAGAACCCAGCACCAGTGGAGGTGGAGACTCTTGAGACTGAGTGTTAATTTGTCAAGGCTCCTGCATTCATGCTCTTCACCTTGGAAcagctgaagggttttcgttatccaagaggaagcgaagacagtcttctgttgaacatcctgggacagcactggagatagagggacctggagaggtttgagttccagagcAAGATGAtatcaattgctcttgggccacttgggagctactAGAGCTGCTGTTCTCTTGAAAGTCCACAGTTTGTTTAGGACTTccattaggaggttgaatggtcGAAGTTGGTAGGTGTGTAGGttactggttccaatccagagacatcgcatccgtCCCTATCGCTTCCTgttctaagtttggtgctacatatcgGGAAGCTTTTTGTTGAAACTCGTTGCAGAGAGATTAATTTGCCGTTCTGGGACTTGTTCTAGTATGAAACAGAATGATAttgcgtccagagaccattctgttttcaGAGGCTTGGATCTCAACAGGGTGTCCATCGTAACATTGCGAACCCCtattaggtgaactgctgagagatgccagttCCTCCAGATTGCTAAAGTGAGGGTGGCtaggatcacatggttgatctgaggagacctggagccttGTCTGTTGACACGGTGGACTATCGTCCCGTTGTCAATGACTAAATTAATGTGGGATTTCATCTTTGGGCTCaatctcttcagagtcagaaatactgccatagcttacagaatgttgatgtgaaaattCTGAAATGCGATTCCCCACcaaccctgtactttcttggaagaggagtgccCCCCAGTCCACAATCTAGTTCTGAGATGTCCgtgtgaatagtcacggaaggaggtGGGTACTGCAGAGGGATGTGTATCGATAAAGttctggcagtggaccacggcttgagctgcttttacagtaagaccggggttttgtggcaaagatctctcCAATCATGCAATgcttttcttctccagactctgttggcctTTTTGAGTCTCGCTTTTAGGATCGAGTCTGTTACAGCAGCAAACCGCAGTGAACCCAAGACTCTCCggttgccgtctggtgagtacttttgaaatAAGAAGGCACCCGACAAagttgctatttcctttctcttgccttatggtagagagagggtgtgtgactttagattccagtgaagccctagccactggaattcttgagttGGAGACAGCTTGGACTTTTCGAAGTTGACCTGAAAGCCCAGAGACTGTGGGAATTTTATGACATTTTGAGCTTTCTGAAGACACTCTGACTTTGttgcagcccagaccagccagtcgtccaggtataccatcacctggaaGCCTTTGTTCCTTAATTATTGGACTAACTTTGTGAAATTCTATGGAGCTATATTGAGCCCGAAGGACATAGCTCTGAATACTTAGGCCTTTCTtggcagtctgaaaccaaggtagggagaGAAGTGCCAACCTATCGGAACATgtcaataggcgtctgtaagatttATGGAGATGGTGTAGAACCTTTGGGATAGTAAGGTCCATATTTgggagatagtcagcatctggaacttgtctttTAGAAAGAATTTGTTTACTGGGGACAAGTCCAGGATAGTTCGAAGTGTTCAAATCTTTCTTAGGCATGTAGATTAGTCGCCCTTgcaagttcatggattttgtgcaacgcaTGACTCCATAACGGAGAAGATCCTGTGCATAATCCTTCAAAATTatggttgtgggttggaagaacctcttaaaCTAGCGAGGTTTCTGTACATTTC encodes the following:
- the LOC137636781 gene encoding uncharacterized protein; this encodes MALPFLPEEHIKTTFEQLELLVPPGPLKNLMDYIKETWISGFWAPSDWTVFGQSIRTNNDVEEYHRKLNGMAGSSHIPFYVLVPLLYKEAKNVTVEVRLVKDEYMDECADILLCLNKPG
- the LOC137653411 gene encoding zinc finger protein OZF-like, which produces METNTDENSRICQEFGEVFTENGILNVRKRIQKERKSFTCQDCGKQFNRESHLTCHVRIHTGEKPFVCLECGKKFGWKVNLTEHMRTHTGEKPFLCQDCGKGFGYKSDLTHHMRTHTGEKPFVCQECGKNFKQKVHLNEHKKTHTGEKPYLCQDCGKQFGYKRVLIHHMRTHTGEKPFSCQVCGKKFGRKFNLTAHMRSHTGEKPFSCQKCGKQYRRKFHLTAHLKNHAECKVLHYQHTKLHEYEESVPNHEEHQTLCDTNQTPDSLQYKETGIGNILGDVSIDLRFHSSENSIRRLHKNISGNEEPLNHEKTKTCEIEKTSDPLESKETPSALEAEIRESSDYVNIPVKVEIKEEFLEIKEEFLEV